One genomic region from Pseudomonadota bacterium encodes:
- a CDS encoding cation-translocating P-type ATPase produces the protein MKVAPYQKTATELFAELVCDGQGLSETEATARLEKYGFNRLREMPPPHPLRIFLEQFKSFIIYILLFAVAFALAIGEYVDSLIIVAIVLVNAFIGFFQEFGAARSLAALKEMTEVEATVLRDGNWRKLKSRDLVPGDLVSLVGGDRIPADARVLEANRLLVDEAVLTGESLPVTKTTEVHTQVLELGDRKNMLFASTAVVSGRGLGLVVATGMETEIGAIAGLVESAVEEVTPLQRRLDRFGHRLGLVIIFICLMVMVLSCGKEYLQFHNVSRESLIAFSFIAISLAVAAVPTALPAVVTIALSIGVKRLLRRKALVRRLAAVETLGSCDIICSDKTGTLTCNQMTVVRAWTLNREIALDGESLSGALEEVEKLLFTGGALCNDAEIKAGASGREKRGDPTEIALLISAEQAHCRISAARVDEIPFDGQRKMMSVTVIENGAFRLYAKGAPDSILKVCAQVLLDGEVLPLDENLRRLIAGRNDFYAGQAMRVLGFAVSPLLQAETSLPAREEGLIFIGLQAMLDPPRADVRAAIVKTYAAGIRVIMITGDYRETARAVGKEVGIEGGILTGAELAGMSDAELRERLAGDTNIFARMVPEHKQRIVTLLQELGHIVAMTGDGVNDAPALKKADIGIAVGSGTDVAKEAADFVLLDDSFTHIVNAIEEGRGIYDNIQKSIMLLLSGNLGEVLIIFLAVLLGWNLPLTAVMLLWINMVTDGAPALAFSVDGYGRNIMRRPPKKKDEPLLTGAKLGLIAFMGVTGTLLGLFLFYHFGGVASSEDQLSKARTVVFNFVVLYEMILVFLIRKEYEVPFFSNLWVWNSIIFSLLLQGVLMYTSSLAFYFRITPLSFFDLAWIVSLGLLFSLVFLVYRFSRSLSLKKPSL, from the coding sequence ATGAAGGTAGCCCCTTATCAGAAGACCGCGACTGAGCTTTTTGCTGAATTAGTTTGTGACGGGCAAGGCCTCTCAGAAACCGAGGCCACCGCCCGGCTCGAAAAATACGGCTTCAATCGACTCAGAGAAATGCCGCCGCCTCATCCGCTGCGGATTTTTCTGGAGCAGTTTAAAAGCTTCATTATCTATATTCTTCTCTTTGCCGTGGCTTTCGCTCTGGCTATCGGTGAGTATGTCGATTCCCTGATTATTGTTGCGATAGTTCTGGTCAATGCGTTTATCGGGTTTTTTCAGGAATTCGGGGCGGCGCGTTCGCTGGCGGCATTAAAAGAGATGACCGAAGTCGAGGCCACGGTGCTGCGGGACGGCAACTGGCGCAAACTCAAATCACGCGATCTGGTCCCGGGCGATCTGGTCAGTCTGGTGGGCGGCGATCGGATTCCCGCCGATGCCAGGGTCCTGGAGGCGAATCGCCTGCTTGTCGATGAAGCCGTTCTGACCGGGGAAAGTCTGCCGGTAACTAAGACGACCGAGGTTCATACTCAGGTTCTGGAGCTCGGCGACCGTAAAAACATGCTCTTTGCCTCAACCGCGGTCGTCAGCGGTCGGGGGCTTGGGCTGGTGGTCGCCACCGGCATGGAAACCGAGATCGGCGCGATTGCCGGCCTGGTTGAGAGTGCGGTCGAGGAAGTAACCCCACTGCAACGCCGCCTTGATCGCTTTGGCCATCGTTTAGGCCTGGTGATCATTTTCATTTGTCTGATGGTCATGGTCCTTTCCTGCGGCAAGGAATATCTGCAGTTTCATAATGTCAGTCGTGAGTCGCTGATCGCCTTTTCCTTTATCGCCATCAGCCTGGCGGTGGCGGCGGTACCCACGGCCCTGCCGGCGGTGGTGACCATCGCTCTGAGCATCGGGGTTAAACGCCTGCTGCGCCGCAAGGCCTTGGTCCGGCGGCTGGCTGCGGTTGAAACCTTAGGCAGTTGCGATATTATCTGCAGTGATAAAACCGGAACTCTGACTTGTAATCAAATGACCGTGGTCAGGGCCTGGACCCTGAATCGGGAAATAGCTTTGGATGGGGAATCGCTTTCCGGCGCCTTGGAAGAGGTTGAGAAACTGCTTTTTACGGGTGGAGCTCTTTGTAATGACGCTGAAATCAAAGCGGGGGCGTCAGGCCGGGAAAAACGGGGTGACCCCACGGAAATCGCCCTGCTGATCAGTGCCGAGCAGGCCCATTGCCGAATCAGTGCGGCTCGGGTTGATGAAATTCCGTTTGACGGGCAGCGTAAAATGATGAGCGTGACGGTGATCGAGAACGGCGCTTTCAGGCTTTACGCGAAAGGAGCGCCGGATTCGATTCTGAAGGTTTGCGCGCAGGTTCTGCTAGACGGTGAAGTTCTGCCCCTGGATGAGAACCTGCGGCGTCTGATCGCCGGTCGTAACGATTTTTACGCCGGACAAGCCATGCGGGTTCTGGGCTTTGCCGTTAGTCCTTTGTTGCAGGCCGAAACCAGTCTGCCGGCTCGGGAGGAAGGGTTGATTTTTATTGGTTTGCAAGCCATGCTAGACCCCCCACGTGCCGATGTCAGAGCGGCAATCGTCAAAACCTATGCGGCCGGCATCAGGGTCATTATGATCACCGGAGATTACCGCGAGACCGCCCGGGCTGTCGGCAAGGAGGTCGGTATTGAGGGCGGTATTCTGACCGGAGCCGAGCTCGCCGGGATGAGCGATGCCGAACTGCGCGAACGTCTGGCCGGAGACACTAACATCTTTGCCCGGATGGTACCCGAACACAAACAAAGGATTGTCACCCTTTTACAGGAACTTGGCCATATTGTGGCCATGACCGGGGACGGGGTCAACGATGCTCCGGCCCTGAAAAAGGCCGATATCGGCATCGCCGTCGGCAGTGGTACTGATGTTGCCAAGGAAGCCGCCGATTTTGTTCTGCTGGATGACAGCTTCACTCATATCGTCAATGCCATCGAAGAGGGCAGGGGCATCTATGACAATATTCAGAAATCAATCATGCTCCTGCTTTCCGGTAATCTGGGCGAGGTTCTGATTATTTTTTTGGCGGTGCTGCTGGGCTGGAACCTACCTCTGACCGCAGTTATGCTGCTCTGGATCAACATGGTTACCGATGGGGCTCCGGCGCTGGCCTTCAGTGTCGACGGTTACGGGCGCAATATTATGCGGCGACCACCCAAGAAAAAGGATGAGCCTTTGCTGACCGGAGCCAAGTTGGGATTGATTGCTTTTATGGGGGTGACCGGCACCTTGCTGGGGTTGTTTCTCTTTTACCACTTTGGCGGGGTTGCCAGTTCGGAGGACCAGCTCAGCAAGGCGCGAACCGTGGTCTTCAATTTTGTGGTTCTTTATGAGATGATTCTGGTTTTCCTGATTCGCAAAGAATATGAAGTTCCCTTTTTTTCCAACCTGTGGGTCTGGAATTCCATCATCTTTTCGCTCTTACTGCAGGGTGTCCTCATGTATACGTCGTCGCTAGCGTTCTATTTCAGGATCACTCCTCTGAGCTTTTTCGATCTGGCCTGGATTGTGTCCCTTGGCTTGTTGTTCAGTCTTGTTTTTCTGGTTTACCGGTTTTCCCGGAGCTTATCTCTGAAGAAACCATCGCTCTGA